Proteins encoded within one genomic window of Geminocystis sp. M7585_C2015_104:
- a CDS encoding TVP38/TMEM64 family protein gives MGGVEAERIRGWIEDLGWWAPLGYIVFYMVGTILLLPSTPLNVSGGLIFGVAQGLFWTSFAAVLAAMVSFFYARFLGHSWARQRFGGYLKKMDAEVKRGGLWYIFALRLLPLIPYGIVNYGAGLTSISSRDYFVGTVLGTTFGVFPFVLMGAGIARGSLLPFTVSLSLIGILVFAATWYRRRTKEGNWGNGC, from the coding sequence ATGGGGGGTGTGGAGGCGGAGAGGATAAGGGGGTGGATAGAGGATTTGGGGTGGTGGGCGCCGTTGGGTTACATTGTGTTTTATATGGTGGGGACAATTTTGCTGTTGCCTTCTACTCCCTTGAATGTGAGTGGGGGGTTGATTTTCGGGGTAGCCCAGGGGTTGTTTTGGACTAGTTTTGCTGCCGTTTTAGCTGCCATGGTGAGTTTTTTCTATGCCCGTTTTTTGGGTCATTCTTGGGCGCGACAGCGGTTTGGGGGTTATTTGAAGAAGATGGATGCGGAGGTGAAAAGGGGGGGGCTATGGTATATCTTTGCTTTGCGTCTTTTGCCTTTGATTCCCTATGGCATTGTCAACTATGGTGCCGGTTTGACGTCCATTAGCAGCAGAGATTATTTTGTGGGCACGGTTTTGGGCACCACTTTTGGGGTTTTCCCTTTTGTATTAATGGGTGCGGGCATTGCCCGAGGCAGTCTTTTGCCTTTTACTGTTTCCCTTTCTTTGATTGGCATACTGGTTTTCGCCGCCACATGGTACAGACGCCGCACCAAAGAGGGCAACTGGGGTAATGGATGTTAG